The DNA segment TTTAAAGTAAAGAAGTCAGTGATCAGGTGTTGTGTACTATGCCACCGTTACTGCCCTGAGACTGGGTGTAACTCCCTGCTCCATGTGGCAGAGTGCCGCACCGCACTGAAAAACACAGCCAACCACACATACCCTTACCATTCCACCCCGTCCTTCTCATAAGCGGTGGAAGAATAAGTGGGCATGAGGCTCAAGTGTCGGAACGTGCCCCCTCCCTTTCCAGCCAGTGCACCCACCACCCATGCATCGTCCATCCTCCATTCCTCCCTCCACCTAGCCACTCGCTCAAGCATCACCCTGCCATCTGTCTTTTcaaccatccatcatccatccgcccgtccatccacacatccacccacccacccactgcgCCCTCAGAGGACAGAGAAGTCAGAGGCTGGGACAGCAGACGGGACCCAGGCCTCTGGCACAGGGGAGACGGGCGGCAGGGTCCACGGGCGGCAGAGCACAGGGGAGGACATGGGGCAGTGTGCAGTGGGAGGTGGGCCGCGCGGCAGGTCCAGGAGCCCTGCTGTCTGGGGCCGGGAACAGGAAGCTCAGGCTTGGTCTAAAGGCCATTTGTGAGGAAGAGGTTGGCGGTGATGAGGGCACCATCGGGGATGTGGGCCCAGGGCACCACACTCAGCAGTGGAAAGGGGCCCGCGGCTCCCGTGTGGTGGCCAGGGGAGGGGTCGGCCTGGCCAGCTCCAGCACCCAGGGCTCCCGCCCCGAGGGCCGGCACTTACGCGTCCTCCGCCAGCTGCTTGCCCAGCTTCCACCCTGCTGACTCACTGGCGGCTCCTGCCGCCACCCAGAGTGGGGACCCAAGGGCTGGGTATAAATCCCCACAGGCGGCCGGCGGAGACCGCAGCCGCTCGGCTTAACTCGAGGGATGGCCGTCCCCAGGGCCCTGCTGGCCCTGCTGCTCGCCGCAGCCTCGGCTGTGAGCCTGGGTGAGAGGGGCAGTGTGGCTGGCCGGCAGGGGGCCTGGCGCTGGTCTTTGCCCAGCCTAGCTCCGCGGTGGGGAGGGGGTCACTGACTGGGCTGGTCGCCCTGACCCTCTGGTCCTGAGCCCGGCTCCACCTGGGGCAGGGGTCATGGCCTGCTCTCCAAGCAGGGAGACCGTGGCTCGGGTGGGGGGAGCGCAGTGCAGGGATCACGTCTAAGCCGGGAGGGTGGGCCTGAAGGGGCTCAGCGGGGCAAGGCCGTCCCCCAGGGAGGGACCCGACACACGCTCCAGGTGGAGCAGGGCCGAACCACCCCtggcctcttctcctgcccttcctGTGACCCCCCAGGGTGGGTCTCAGGGCTGGGGGATGAGGGTCTGCCTCCGCTCCTCCCCTAGGTGAGGCCTTAAGTTGCATCACCTGTGAGCAGCCCACAGCCCTTCCTCTGTGCAAGAACATTACCTACTGCAAGCCGGACGAAATAGCCTGCAAGACCACGCTGATGACGATGGAGGCAGGTGAGGCGGGGGCCTGGGGCTCCCAGCTCCCACTTCAGGGCCACACTGCGGACCCCAGCAGGCACCTGGGTGACTTCCCGGCCATCGGTCAGTTAGGGTGTcctgggaggaggcaggaagcGCAAGGTGAAGGGCACAGACTGGGACGGCCAAGGCCGTGATGGGGTGACTGTGCTCTGACACCTGCCCTCCCTCCAGAGTTCCCCTTCAATGAGAGCCCTGTGGTGACCAGCACCTGTGCCAGCTCTTGCGAGGCCACCGACCCAGACAGCATCGGGGCTGCCCACCCCATCTTCTGCTGCTTCCATGACCTCTGCAACTCCGTGGGCATTGCCAGGCTCAGTGCCGGGGCCCTGGCCCCCCTGGGGGCCGTGGTCCTCAGCCACCTCCTTCCCTGAGGCACCCAACGCTGCCAGCTGGCCACTCTGTTGGCACAAGCCCACGGCCCAACCTCAGTGGGCACCAGGCTACTGGTGGGACCCTGGGGGAGAATCGTTTTGGGGTGcactctgccctcctcccctaAACCTGTGGAATACATAAATAGACCGAGGCTGGAGACCATCTCTTCCTTCTCGACAGAGAGAGCCCATGGGGCCGCCTTCAGGGAGCTGGGTGGGACCAGGCGCGTTCCGGCATGCGAGCCTTGTGCCCACCACGGCCGTTCTGAGCCGCTTCACAGACAGGCAGGCAGAGGCTTCAGGGGACAAATGCCTTCCGGCAGTCTGACCAGGACTCGTTGCTCAGCCCAAGGAAAATCTGACCCTGCTTCCAGAATATTTCCTGGGGTTCTGGAGGCATCCCCCTCTCCCCAGGATGGGGAGGAAACAGGCTGGAATCCAGTGTTATCCGTGGGTGGGTGAGTCTGCGGGGCCCAGGTCTGCTGCGGCAGCAAGAGGGGACCTGGGGAAGAGGGTGTGTGGAGATGACCTGGCCCCCCAGGCTGGGTCTTCCAAAGGGTGTGGGGTGGTGTGTACCTGGGTCTGCGGGAACCCACACGACTCCCCAGGCCCCAGTCACCTCCTGCGACAACAGGCCTACTACACCCTGGGCCTCGGGGACAGCTGAGATTAGAGGGGAGTGTGTGTACAAAACATGAAGGCTGTGCCAGCTTGCCCCAGAATGCCGGGGCTGGCTCAGGGGCCCCCCATGGTCTAGCCTGTCTGCTCAAGGATGGGCTGCAGAGTGCCCTTGGGGGCTGACCACCCCCCTGGAGCCCAGGATCCTTTGGCCCCAGGAAACCCTGCCAGCTGTCCCTGGCGCCCCTGGCGGTCCCTTGCTCAAGCCCCGCTGCAGGGAGTGGGAAGCAGGAGCTGGACTGACCCCCGCCTGTCAGTGTCACCTTGCTGTCGGGCCTCTGGACAGGAGATTCTCTACATTCTGCATCACAGCCAGACTTCCAGACCGTCCCTGATGTGACCCTGCACTTGGAGGCCAGAGCCACCACTCACCTTGGGGCACAGTGAAGCCATGTCACTGCCCCCTTCAGCCTCACCAGCAGAGCAACAGGGGGGCAATCTCTGGGCGCTTCAGGGGTGCAGAGCAGGTGTGCAGCTGGGAGAGGCGTGGCAGCTGACCACTCCCAGGGAAGGCGGGTCGGTGGGGGCAGGCACCTGTGGGGCCTCCACGTGGCCAGCAGAGGGCGTGCGCCCCTCGGACTCCTCGCCTGGCGCCAGGGTCGCGGGGCCTCCCTGCCTGCACCTCCACCAGGAGCCATGCGGGGTGGCCTGAGTGCACGGGGGCCCGCCAAGCCCCTGCCCTGGCCCTAGGCACGCCCGCTGGTCTGCGCCCCTTTGGGAGCTGGGGAGGCCATGGCTCGGGGCCACAAGAGTGGCCAGTGGGTGGCAGCAGGGTGGACGGCAGCTGCCCACACTGTCTGTGGGCATGTGGGGCCTTGACGCAAGTGGGTGCTGATCGCACACCCTCACCTCCCATTACATGGAAGTGGGTGGGTCACAAGACCTGCAGTGGGGAGATACTCAATGCTCTGCCCCCTCCCCGCTCACTGGCCAGAGAAAGAAGGGCCCCTCTTCCATCATGAGAGATGACGAGGAACGCCACCACTGCCTCCAGGAGCTCTGCTCCCCGGACGTCCCACAGGcaggtggcggggtggggggcgtggTCACCTGGGGAGCCAGATGCTGCACAGACCACAGGGGGCGGGGGCCTGGGGTGGGCGGTCCTGCGCCCACTGGCGTGCAGGAGGGGGAGCGCGGTCTAGGGAGAACCAGTGCCCAGGCCACATGCAGGCTGCCTGTCACTTGAACTTCTCAGTAGAAGCAGCCAACGCATGGGATCAGTGGGTCTTGCGAGAACTAGGTTGCAGATACACTTCCAACAGCCCAGTCCTGAAGCCAGGCCCCTTAGTCAACAGGTACCCTTCTCCCCTCTGCTGTGGGCCTGTCTTCCAAGTGCGGACCCAGAGCCTCCCCTACCCCCAGCCCACCTGGGCTGCGTCTCCCTGAAGTGGACACAGAAGTCCCCATGCCCCTGGGGCAGCCACATGCAGCCTAGATGCCAATgaccatcctgaacaccccctaCTGTACCAAGTGAGGCAGACCATGCCTAGGCACCTCCATTCCACCTCCCCAGCCACTCATCCCACATGCGCCCAGCCAGTCACTAGGGGCCACTGGCTAAGTGCACCATTTCCTGTCTGTGGCCCCACCAGGAACTTGTCCTGTCTGGCAACAGTCAGCTCAGTCACCTGCCACGATCCCCCAAACCCCACCGCCCCTCCCTACAGGACCTGTGCAAACATGTCACATGAAGAGAAACAGACCGTCTGGGAGGGGGGCCCACCTGACCCTCACGTGGCCACTGGCTCAGGACAGGCACGAGGCCCCACCTGGCAGGGCCCTCGGGGAAGGCGGAAGGTGAAAAGGGCTGCGGCTCCAGCCAACCTCCCTGGCAGCACAGCTCCACCCTACTCCAAGCCTCTCCAGCCCCACCGCCCCATTGCTGAATGCCTGCTGCACACCCAGCCACTTCCAAGGGCCCTTCTCTCCCAAGCCCCAGTGCTGGCCCCTCCTGGGGAAGGTGGTCAGAGCACGGACACCACCCCCCTCACCTGCCTTCTGTCCCAGGGGTAccatccctgccctcctgggagGGCCTGCACAACGGTCCCTCTGctcaccctgccccccaccccacccactaaAGCCCACTGACCTCTGCCCCACCTGCCAGCCCTCACCTTGCCCAATGAGCCCAGGAGCCTGGGGGCCCAGACCCAGAGTCTGGGGTGGGACTTCCCAAGCCTCTGTGGACAACCACAGAGAAGGAGAGGGCCAGTCTCTAAGGGGCTTGGGGCAGCTCCTTTCTGGCCGCGACCCTGTGATCTGTGGAACAGGCACAGGTCCTGCCAGCGTGGACCCCAAGCTCATCCAACAATCCCGACAGCGACCCCCACCCCATGTCAGAAAGGGCTTCAGAAATGAAAACTCTCCAGCACGCTCACATTGAAGGCCCTTTACTCTTGGGCTTTccttaaataaaacagaaactgtGGTGTTCCCAGTGGCTGAGGCAGACAAtgctgtgggggcaggggaggaagagggctgTGGCCATGCTCCTGGCCCCACTGGCGAGGGGTGGACGGGTTGGCCAGGGAGCAGTCCTGGGCCCCTCTGAGCTGCCCCGGGGGCCGCTGCAGGGGCACACGTGAGCAGGCACCCTGCCCAGGGCAGAACCTACCCCCAAAGCTCTGACTCTGTCCCCAGCCAGGGACGAGGCCCACCTGCACTGCCTTCACACTCTCCGAGGCCCTGAGCCAGTACCTGCTTCTCCCCAGGCTGCCCTTGTCCTAGCTGCTAGGCAGGAGAGCGGGCAGGCCCCAGCGGGCACCTCAGCAGGCTGGTGACACCAGGACAGAGCTGCTCGAGCAAGGCCAGGAAAACCCTGTGCGGCTCCAGCCCACTGTGGGAAGCAGCTCTCAGTgcaggaagaaacaaacaaatcaacAGCCGGGCAGGACGTCAAGTCAGGCAAGGACAGCCCCAGCGGGAGGGCAGAGGCACTATAGACCCAGAGAGggcaggaccccagccagggtcaCAAAGCACGGTCCTATGGGCACCAAGGGGTGCAGACGGGTGAGGGCACCCAGGCAGGACCCCACACCTCTCCCCAATCCCTCCTCAGCAGCAGGTTCCGACTAGgaacccctacccccacccccagctatgACAGCTCACCACCTCCACTGGAGTCGCTGCACATCTGACCTGCGCTGGGCCCACCATAGTCTCCAAGGCCCGAAGCCCCTGCTGCAGGCCCTGCCACCACCCTAGCGCCCGGTGACCAGGCCTCTCTCCCGAGCACCCTGGGCCGGTCTGCCTGGCCCCTAGCCGGCCACACTCTGCCCTGCCCTCACGTGCAGCAGAGGGATCTGCCTTGAAATGCTGCTCTGATCCTTCCAGCTCCTCGGGGCCCACATCAGGGCCCAGGCCTTGGCcagctccctgccctgcccccggccttacacccaggactgctctggcCTCACACCCAGTGGCCAGCCTCAGACTCCAAGCTCTGGCGCTCAGGGCAACCCCAGCCCGTTCCCTGCTTCAGGCACCCTGCCCACTCAGAGCACGGAAGCCTGGCTTCACCTATAAGGCGACCCACCTGACCCCCTGCTGCCTGCATACCAAGGGCCCTGGGCCCCAGTTTGCCCACTGTTATCACCCCGAGGGCAGAGCTGGCTGGGTGCCTGCGTCACCCCCACCCCGTGCTCGGCGTGGGATGGGGTACGGAGGGGCACCAATAATGGGGACGGGGGAGGGCCGTGAGCATGTGAGGGGGCTGGGCGGGTCGCAAGGCCACTCCACTTCAAACAGGGCCCAGTCCAGCCGGCCCATGCTGCCTCCAGGTTAAggctggtgggcagggcaggcaggCCGTGGCAGTCACTGCTCCTTGAGAACGTCGTGGAGCCCACTCTCGGCCCGAATCAGCTGGCTGCTGGCCTCATTGTAGGCGATCCAGTGCTGCAGGTCAGCTGGCAGCTCCGGGGGCTCCACCTGCAGAAGGGGGGGTTGAGACCAGATCCAGACTCGCCTGCAGCCCAGCCCTTCCCACGAGGCCAGGCCACCCCGTGCCAGCATTTCAGCAGGCAGATCCTGGGCACTGGGCTCAGCCTGCCCCACGCTAAGCCTGACACTGGACCCAGGGCCCTCCGCCCCATCTGGGACCGGATGTCCACGGGGCGCCCCTGCCAGGCCGGGTGAGGGGCGCTTCACCTCACATGGGCATCACCCTTCAGCCCACACCTGACCTCATGGCACCCTCCCCTGCAGGAAAGTGGCCTTGGCTCCCTCTCCTCCACACTTTGGTCACAGCTGAGTCCACGGATTTGAAGCCTCGATGGCTCTCCCCTCCCGGTCTCCTGACAATGAAGGGACACGCACAGCATCTCTGTGGGTGTGAGGTGGGTGGGATCCAGGCTCTCTGGGGATGTCCCTGACTCAAAGAGAGAAAAGCAGCAGGCTGGCCCTCTGGCCTGCTATGTAGCCTCAGGCAGTTTGCattgcctctctgagcctgtttccccaCCTCTGATAAAATGGAAAGGCATGGCCTCACCATGACCAAGGTGAGGCTGTCTCCCTCTTCTGTGCCTGTCCAGGGCCAGAGAGGGCAGCGCCCTGCCTGAGGGCACCAAGGGGTTCAGCAGGTCCTGGCTTTGGCATGCAGGTGCCCAAGCATTAGGCACCTGTCTGCAGCAGGAGCCTGCCCTGGCAACCAGCACCGCAGCAACGTCCCCAGGGCCCCTTTGCCATGCCGCAGCGGCAGGCCCAACTGTGCCGGGAATAGcaggccctggggaggggcctTGAGCCCCAGGCAGGTGCTGCGGCCCTCCTTTCTCCAACTGGAAAAGGCGCAGGACCTG comes from the Capra hircus breed San Clemente unplaced genomic scaffold, ASM170441v1, whole genome shotgun sequence genome and includes:
- the SLURP1 gene encoding secreted Ly-6/uPAR-related protein 1 — its product is MAVPRALLALLLAAASAVSLGEALSCITCEQPTALPLCKNITYCKPDEIACKTTLMTMEAEFPFNESPVVTSTCASSCEATDPDSIGAAHPIFCCFHDLCNSVGIARLSAGALAPLGAVVLSHLLP